The following nucleotide sequence is from bacterium.
CGCCGCCGTCGGCCGCGAGTACATGCTCTTCGGCCACCTCCTGAACCGTGCGGCCCTGCCGCAGGTCCATCTGCAGGTGGGCGCCGAGGCCCGCGAGGCGATCGCGATCGCCGAATGGATGGGCGCGAGCCCGGTGTACACCCGCCGCCTCCAGCGCCTGCTCGGCTTCGCCGGCGACGACGTCGAGACGATCTTCAAGGGCTTCCAGCTCGACGTCGGCTTTCCCCACCAGTACATGGACGTCGGCTATCGCGTAGAGGGGCCGGCGCGCGGCGTCTTCTGGCTGCGGCGCTGCGGCGCGCTGCTCGAGGTCGAGCAGTACGGCGAGGGCGCCGTGATCTCGATGTGCCACCACATCGAGGATCCCACCTTCGACGCGTCGGCCGTCGCGACCAATCCGCGGGCGCGCGTCCGGCCCCTCCATCGCCCGCCGCGCGTTCCCGCCGACCGGATGCCCCACTGCGAATGGGAGGTGGTCATCGACCCGGCCGCCGAGCCCATCGAGGAGATCGCGATCACGCGCCAGGTCGGCCGCTCGCGCCTGGCCGCGTTCGCGTTCCCGGCCGTCGCACCCGACGGCGACGGCCTCGCCGACTACGCCGGCGCGTTCGTGCCGGACCTGCGCCTCGGTGCCTTCTCGCGCCCGGCGCTGGTGCGCCTGTGCCGCGAGTTCCTCGTGCAGGACCATCTGCTGGTGCGGTCGCTGATGATCGCCGTGGCCGAGCGCGCCGGCGAGGAAATGGCCCGCCGCATCGGCCTCGCGCAGTGGATCGGGGCCGGTGCCGTCGCCGCCACGCGGCTGCGGCGCGTCCTCGGCGCCGGCGACGCCGCCGCCGGCATCGCCGCCGTGCTGGCGCTGCATCCCGCGTTCGTACCGGGCTACTCGGGCGTCGACGTCCGCGGCGACCGCCTCGCGCTCGGAGACGGCGCGGCGCTGGCCGAAGGCGACGCCTGGTCGTGGCCTGCGCTCCTCGCCGAAGGCCCGCACCCGGCCCTCGACGCCATGGTGCAGGCGGTGAACCCGCGCGCGCGCTGCGTGCCGACGACGCCGGCGGGGCGCGAGCGGCTCGCCTGGACGATCGTCGCCGACCCGGCCGCCGAGGCCGCGGAGCCGCCGATGGAGGCGGCCATGGTCGCGGCGACGACGACGGCCGGGTTCGCGTTCCGCAGCGACTGAGGCGGGTTCGACGCCGAACGCCGGTGCGTCAGCGCGGCGACGCGATCATCACCGGGATGTCGCGCGTCGTGCGGCCCTGGTAGTCGTCGTAGTCCGGGTACATCGCGACCAGACGCGGCCAGAGCGCCGCCTTCTCCTCGGACGCCGCGCGGCGCACGCGCATGGACGTCGTCGTGCCGCCGACCTGGACCGTGATCTCGGGGTTGGCGAGCATGTTCCAGTACCAGGCCGGGCTGTGGGACATACCGCCCTTCGAGGCGACGAAGATCACCTCGGCGCCGTCGCGCAGGTAGAGGAGCGCGACGGTGCGCGGCTGGCCGCTGCGCTTGCCGATCGTGGTCACCAGGCAGACCGGAGCGCCGCGCAGGAACCTGCCGCCGAGCCAGCCGCCCGTGAGGCGATAGGCCCAGACGTTGGCGGCGGTCATGAGCCAGATGACGACGTCCGCCCAACGCTCTTGGGCGGGGGTCCACGGCGGCAGGCGAGTCTCGGCCATGGGCGTCCATAGCCCCTCGCCGCGACGGGCGCGAGCCAACGCGAGTGCGCGGTTGACTCGCACCAACGGCCGCTTCAAGTGTTCAATTTAAACGTTCGTTCGACATGCCGTCGCCCGCCCAATCCGCCGAGACCCGGCATCGACTCCTGGAGGCCGCCGGCGAGGTGTTCGCCGAGCAGGGATTCCGCAGCGCCACCATCCAGGCGATCTGCCTGCGGGCCGGCGCGAACATCGCGGCGGTCCACTACCACTTCGGCGACAAGGAGCGGCTCTACCGGGCGGTCATCGACTACGCTGGCCAGTTCATCGCCCATCGCGAGGTCCCGCCGCCGGACGCCGCCGCCCCGGCCGAGGCCCGGCTCCGCGACCACGTCGAGTCCTTCCTCCTCCACCTGCTCGACGAAGGGCGGCCCGCCTGGCACGGGCGCCTGATGGCGCGCGAGATGTTCGAGCCCACCGGCGCGCTCGACGTCATCGTGCAGCAGCACATCCGCGGTACGCACCAGCGCCTGCGCGACATCGTCGCCGCGCTGCTCGGCCCGGGCGCCCCCGACGAGGACGTACGGCGCTGCGCCTACAGCGTCGTCGGGCAGTGCCTCTTCTACCGCCACTCGCAGGCGGTGATCGCGCGCCTGACGCCCGAGGTGCAGATCGGCCGCGCGCAGGTGCCTACCCTGGCCGAGCACGTGACGCGCTTCTCGCTGGCCGGCATCGCCGCGCTGCGCGCGGCGCGCAGCACGGCGAAGGAGTCCGCGTGAGCTTCGTCGCCCTCAAGATGCTGATCGGCGACCGCGCCAAGTACATCGGCATCATCATGGGGATCACGTTCGCGTCGCTGCTGATCACGCAGCAGTCGGCGATCTTCGTGGGCCTCATGACCCGCACCTACGGCACCATCACCGACCTCGGCCAGGCCGACATCTGGGTGGTCGACCCGAAGGCGCAGTACGTCGACGACGTGAAGCCGATGCAGGACACGCAGCTCCTGCGCGTGCGCGGCATCGACGGCGTCGCGTGGGCGGTGCCGATGTACCGCGGCATGCTGAAGGCGCGCCTCGCCGACGGCAACTTCCAGACCGTCTACGTGATCGGCCTCGACGACTCGACGCTGATGGGCGGCCCGCCGCGCATGCTGGAAGGCCGCCTCGCCGATCTCCGCCGCGCCGACGGCGTCATCGTCGAGACCGTCGGCGCGCACGACAAGCTCGCCAAGCCGCCGCGCGTGCCGGGCGGCCCACGCGAGCCGCTGCACGTCGGCGACACGCTGGAGATCAACGATCACCGCGCCATCGTCGTCGGCTTCTCGCAGAACACGCGCACGTTCCAGTCGCAGCCGATCATCTACACGACGTACTCGCGCGCGATGTCGTTCGCGCCGCCGGAGCGCCGCATGCTCGGCTTCATCCTGGTGAAGGCGAAGCCGGGCGAGGACATGCAGCAGCTGACGGCGCGCATCGAGCGACAGACGGGTCTCGCCGCCTACACCGCCGACGAGTTCGCCGACGTCACCATCAACTACTTCATGAAATACACCGGCATCCCCATCAACATCGGCATCGCCGTGCTGCTGGGCTTCATCGTCGGCACCGCGATCGCCGGGCAGACGTTCTACAACTTCACGCTCGACAACATCCGCCAGTTCGGCGCGCTGAAGGCGATGGGGACGCAGAACGCCACGCTGCTGCGCATGGTGCTGCTCCAGGCGGTGATGGTGGGATTCATCGGCTACGGGCTCGGCGTCGGGCTCGCGGCCTTCATCGGCTATTCGGCCAGCAACACCGAGCTCTCGTTCCGCATGCCGTGGCAGCTGCTCTTCATCAGCGCCGGCGCCGTGTCGGTCATCTGCATCCTCGCCGCGCTGCTCAGCATGTGGAAGGTGATGCGCCTCGAGCCGGCGATCGTCTTCAAGGGCTGACGCATGCAGGGCGCCATCGCATCCCCGGCTCCGTCCGTCGCGGTCCGCTGCCGCGGCGTGACGAAGACCTACGGCACCGGCGACGCGGCCGTCACCGCGCTGCGCGGCGTCGACCTCGACGTCGAGCACGGCGAGCTGCTGATGCTCGTCGGCCCGTCCGGCTGCGGCAAGACGACGCTCATCTCGGTGATCGCCGCCATCCTCGACCAGGACGGCGGCGAGTGCACCGTGCTGGGCCGGGACCCGTCGAAGATGAACCAGCGCGAGCGCGCGCGCTTCCGCGGCTCGTCGATCGGCTTCGTCTTCCAGGCGTTCAACCTGCTGCCGGCGCTCTCCGCCGCCGAGAACGTCGCCGTGCCGCTGCTCATCGGTGGGATGGGCCGCCGCCAGGCGGTCGCGAAGGCGAAGGAGATGCTCGAGCAGGTGGGGCTCGGCGCGCGCACCTCGTCGCTGCCGTCGCAGCTCTCGGGCGGCCAGCAGCAGCGCGTCGCCATCGCCCGCTCGCTCGTCCACCGGCCGAAGCTCGTCGTCTGCGACGAGCCGACCAGCGCCCTCGACCACGAGACCGGCCACAACGTCATGGGCCTCCTGCGCCGCGTCGCCACCGGGCCGGATCGCGCGCTCGTCGTGGTCACGCACGACGCCCGCATCTTCGAGTTCGCCGACCGCATCGCCCGCATGGACGACGGCCACATCGAATCGATCAGCAAGGGAAACGGGAACGGAACATGATCCGCCGATACGGCCTCCCCCTCTTCGCCGTCGTGGGCCTGCTGTTCGCCATCAGCATGGTCCGGCGCGGCAACCAACCCACGCCCGTGATGCCGCCGGTCGCCGAGCCGGCGAAGGCGCCGTTCCAGGCCTTCGTCGCCGGCGCCGGCATCATCGAGGCGAGCACCGAGAACATCGCGGTCGGGACGCCGGTCGGCGGCATCGTCACGGCCATCCACGTGAAGGTCGACGACAAGGTCGCACCCGGCGACGTCCTCTTCGAGATCGACGACCGCGACCTGCAGGCGCAGCGCCTGGTCGCCGTGGCGAAGGTGAAGGAGGCCGAGGCCGGCCTCGCCCGCTCCCGCACGCTCCTGAAGCTCGCCGAGAGCGTGCCCGACAAGCGCGCCATCAGCGCCGAGGAGCTCAGCAACCGCCGCGCCGCCGTCAGCATCGACGACGCCTCGCTCGCGGGCGCGAAGGCCGAGGTCGAGCGCCTCGATATCGAGCTGTCGCGCCGCAAGATCCGCGCGCTCGTTCCGGGCAAGATCATGCAGGTGAAGACGCGGCTCGGCGAGTTCGCGCCGGCCGGCGTCACGGCGACGCCGCTCATGATGCTCGGCAACCACGACCGCCTGCACGTCCGCGTCGACATCGACGAGAACGACGCCTGGCGCTTCCGCCCCGGCGCCGACGCCGTCGCCTTCGTGCGCGGCAACCCGAACCTGGAGACGGAGCTCCACTTCGAGCGCATCGAGCCCTACGTGGTGCCGAAGGTGTCGCTGACCGGCATGAGCAGCGAGCGCGTCGACACCCGCGTGCTGCAGGTGATCTACAGCTTCGACGAGGGCACGCTGCCGGTCTACGTCGGCCAGCAGATGGACGTCTTCATCGAGGCGCCGTCGGCGGAGGCGCACCAGGCCGAGGCGACGCCGATCCCCGGGAAGACGTCGTGAAGCGCGTCGCCGTCGTCGCCCTGATCGCGCTCGCGGGCTGCATGGTCGGCCCCGACTACCGTCCGCCCGAGCCCGACGTCCC
It contains:
- a CDS encoding ABC transporter permease, coding for MSFVALKMLIGDRAKYIGIIMGITFASLLITQQSAIFVGLMTRTYGTITDLGQADIWVVDPKAQYVDDVKPMQDTQLLRVRGIDGVAWAVPMYRGMLKARLADGNFQTVYVIGLDDSTLMGGPPRMLEGRLADLRRADGVIVETVGAHDKLAKPPRVPGGPREPLHVGDTLEINDHRAIVVGFSQNTRTFQSQPIIYTTYSRAMSFAPPERRMLGFILVKAKPGEDMQQLTARIERQTGLAAYTADEFADVTINYFMKYTGIPINIGIAVLLGFIVGTAIAGQTFYNFTLDNIRQFGALKAMGTQNATLLRMVLLQAVMVGFIGYGLGVGLAAFIGYSASNTELSFRMPWQLLFISAGAVSVICILAALLSMWKVMRLEPAIVFKG
- a CDS encoding nitroreductase family deazaflavin-dependent oxidoreductase; the encoded protein is MAETRLPPWTPAQERWADVVIWLMTAANVWAYRLTGGWLGGRFLRGAPVCLVTTIGKRSGQPRTVALLYLRDGAEVIFVASKGGMSHSPAWYWNMLANPEITVQVGGTTTSMRVRRAASEEKAALWPRLVAMYPDYDDYQGRTTRDIPVMIASPR
- a CDS encoding efflux RND transporter periplasmic adaptor subunit, giving the protein MIRRYGLPLFAVVGLLFAISMVRRGNQPTPVMPPVAEPAKAPFQAFVAGAGIIEASTENIAVGTPVGGIVTAIHVKVDDKVAPGDVLFEIDDRDLQAQRLVAVAKVKEAEAGLARSRTLLKLAESVPDKRAISAEELSNRRAAVSIDDASLAGAKAEVERLDIELSRRKIRALVPGKIMQVKTRLGEFAPAGVTATPLMMLGNHDRLHVRVDIDENDAWRFRPGADAVAFVRGNPNLETELHFERIEPYVVPKVSLTGMSSERVDTRVLQVIYSFDEGTLPVYVGQQMDVFIEAPSAEAHQAEATPIPGKTS
- a CDS encoding ABC transporter ATP-binding protein, with amino-acid sequence MQGAIASPAPSVAVRCRGVTKTYGTGDAAVTALRGVDLDVEHGELLMLVGPSGCGKTTLISVIAAILDQDGGECTVLGRDPSKMNQRERARFRGSSIGFVFQAFNLLPALSAAENVAVPLLIGGMGRRQAVAKAKEMLEQVGLGARTSSLPSQLSGGQQQRVAIARSLVHRPKLVVCDEPTSALDHETGHNVMGLLRRVATGPDRALVVVTHDARIFEFADRIARMDDGHIESISKGNGNGT
- a CDS encoding CerR family C-terminal domain-containing protein — protein: MPSPAQSAETRHRLLEAAGEVFAEQGFRSATIQAICLRAGANIAAVHYHFGDKERLYRAVIDYAGQFIAHREVPPPDAAAPAEARLRDHVESFLLHLLDEGRPAWHGRLMAREMFEPTGALDVIVQQHIRGTHQRLRDIVAALLGPGAPDEDVRRCAYSVVGQCLFYRHSQAVIARLTPEVQIGRAQVPTLAEHVTRFSLAGIAALRAARSTAKESA